Proteins encoded together in one Micromonospora auratinigra window:
- a CDS encoding 50S ribosomal protein L25/general stress protein Ctc, with product MSEVKISAEPRTEFGKGGARRTRRAGMVPAVLYGHGEKPKHIALPAREFAAAIRKGGANQLFAIEVNDGTQVLALPKAIQRDPIKDTFEHVDLLLVRRGEKVTVEVPVQLTGEAAKDTLIVHDHDTLSVTADATKVPDHLEASIEGAEAGTQITAADVELPAGVELAADSELPVASVTAAPTAEELEATLPEIETADEETEEGVGEETAESSEGAETGEPAAAGGEESAEAKTEA from the coding sequence GTGTCCGAGGTAAAGATCAGCGCCGAGCCCCGTACCGAGTTCGGCAAGGGTGGTGCCCGTCGTACCCGCCGGGCCGGCATGGTGCCCGCCGTGCTGTACGGCCACGGCGAGAAGCCCAAGCACATCGCGCTCCCGGCGCGTGAGTTCGCCGCCGCGATCCGCAAGGGCGGTGCGAACCAGCTCTTCGCGATCGAGGTCAACGACGGCACCCAGGTGCTGGCGCTGCCGAAGGCGATCCAGCGTGACCCGATCAAGGACACCTTCGAGCACGTCGACCTGCTGCTGGTCCGCCGCGGCGAGAAGGTCACCGTCGAGGTCCCGGTCCAGCTGACCGGTGAGGCCGCGAAGGACACCCTGATCGTGCACGACCACGACACCCTCTCGGTGACCGCCGACGCCACCAAGGTGCCGGACCACCTCGAGGCCTCGATCGAGGGCGCCGAGGCCGGCACCCAGATCACCGCCGCCGACGTGGAGCTGCCGGCCGGTGTCGAGCTGGCCGCCGACTCGGAGCTGCCGGTCGCCTCGGTGACCGCCGCCCCGACCGCCGAGGAGCTCGAGGCGACGCTGCCCGAGATCGAGACGGCCGACGAGGAGACCGAGGAGGGTGTCGGCGAGGAGACCGCCGAGTCCTCCGAGGGCGCCGAGACCGGCGAGCCGGCCGCCGCGGGCGGCGAGGAGAGCGCCGAGGCGAAGACCGAGGCCTGA